In the genome of Polaribacter atrinae, one region contains:
- a CDS encoding DUF4296 domain-containing protein: MKKFSYFFVFLFLASCTSNTIFKEPEDLIPRDTMTLLLGDMMIASSAKFVQNKNEQKKVNYMAFIYDKYKIDSLRFQSSNLYYTSKIDLYEEMITDVKKNLEEKKDFYNKVSSRKDSIRKDSIKKIGKKLKKLDSIKKAEKILNPNLEEFQIKI, encoded by the coding sequence ATGAAAAAATTCAGTTATTTTTTTGTTTTTCTTTTCTTGGCTTCTTGTACAAGTAACACCATTTTTAAAGAACCAGAAGACCTCATCCCGAGAGATACAATGACCTTATTACTTGGGGACATGATGATTGCTTCTTCTGCAAAATTTGTACAAAACAAAAACGAGCAAAAGAAAGTTAATTACATGGCTTTTATATATGATAAATATAAAATTGATAGCCTACGTTTTCAAAGTAGCAACTTATACTATACCTCTAAAATAGATTTATACGAGGAAATGATTACAGATGTTAAAAAAAACTTAGAAGAAAAAAAAGATTTTTATAATAAAGTAAGCTCACGAAAAGATTCTATTAGAAAAGACTCTATTAAAAAAATTGGAAAAAAGTTAAAAAAATTAGATTCTATAAAAAAGGCAGAAAAGATTTTAAATCCTAATTTAGAGGAATTTCAGATAAAGATTTAA
- a CDS encoding NAD-dependent epimerase/dehydratase family protein: MILVTGGTGLVGAHLLYHLLKNDEKIRAIYRSEERIKKVQQVFSYYTDDAAALISKIEWFKADITDVPSMIPAFIGVEKVYHCAAFISFNPKDYREMRKVNIHGTAIIVNLAIDAKVNKICFVGSIASVGDSLKGELITEENEWNPESDNSGYSITKFGAEMEIWRASQEGVDVVIVNPGVILGSGFFAAGSGKIFSQVYNGLKYYTEGVTGFVGVKDVVDAMIKLMNSSVKNEHFILVSENKSFKEIFFSIADAFGKKRPTNNIKPWQTAIFWKVSWVLSLVSRKEPLLSKYSARSAHSVSKYSSEKIKKTIPFQFEKIDTVIKEVSQKYVKSLSEIPLN, translated from the coding sequence ATGATTTTAGTTACTGGAGGAACAGGTTTAGTTGGTGCACATTTGTTATATCATTTACTTAAAAATGATGAAAAAATACGTGCTATTTACCGTTCTGAAGAAAGAATTAAAAAAGTACAACAAGTCTTTTCTTATTATACGGATGATGCTGCTGCTTTAATTTCTAAAATAGAATGGTTTAAAGCAGACATAACAGATGTTCCATCTATGATTCCTGCTTTTATTGGCGTTGAAAAAGTATATCACTGTGCAGCATTTATTTCTTTTAATCCGAAAGATTATAGAGAAATGCGTAAAGTAAATATTCACGGAACCGCAATTATTGTAAACCTTGCTATTGATGCAAAAGTGAATAAAATTTGTTTTGTAGGTTCTATTGCTTCTGTTGGAGATTCTCTAAAAGGTGAGCTTATTACCGAAGAGAATGAATGGAACCCCGAATCAGATAATAGTGGATATTCTATAACGAAATTTGGCGCAGAAATGGAAATTTGGAGAGCAAGCCAAGAAGGAGTAGATGTAGTTATTGTAAACCCAGGAGTTATTTTAGGAAGTGGTTTTTTTGCAGCTGGTTCTGGTAAAATATTCTCTCAAGTGTATAATGGTTTAAAGTACTATACAGAGGGAGTTACTGGTTTTGTAGGTGTAAAAGATGTTGTTGATGCTATGATTAAACTGATGAATTCTAGCGTTAAAAATGAGCATTTTATTTTAGTTTCGGAGAATAAATCTTTTAAAGAAATTTTCTTTTCTATTGCAGATGCTTTTGGTAAAAAAAGACCAACAAATAATATTAAGCCTTGGCAAACCGCAATTTTTTGGAAGGTTTCTTGGGTATTATCTCTAGTTTCAAGAAAAGAACCGTTATTGAGTAAATATTCAGCAAGGAGTGCACATTCGGTGTCTAAATACTCCTCAGAAAAAATTAAAAAAACGATCCCTTTTCAATTTGAGAAAATTGATACTGTTATTAAAGAGGTGTCTCAGAAATACGTTAAATCTTTATCTGAAATTCCTCTAAATTAG
- the tyrS gene encoding tyrosine--tRNA ligase, whose amino-acid sequence MTNFVEELRWRGLLHDIMPDTEEYLLKNKTAGYIGFDPTADSLHIGSLVQIFILKHFQNAGHNPIALIGGATGMVGDPSGKSAERNLLDEATLAKNVAGVKENLERFLNFDATAENKAELVNNYDWMKDISLIDFVRDTGKHITVNYMMAKDSVKKRLSSESSVGMSFTEFTYQLFQGYDFYHLYQEKNCRLQMGGSDQWGNITTGTELIRRKAQGKAYAITVPLVTKADGTKFGKTEGGNVWLNTDRTSPYKYYQYWLNSSDEDAENFIKKFTFLDKETIENLIAEHKENPHLRLLQKTLGEEVTTLTHGKEAFENALKASNILFGKSTASDLKSLDEQTFLDVFDGVPQATVSATDIEEGLDMIGALAAKTNFLGSNGDARRALKENAISVNKEKIKEDYSITKEDLIANKYVLLQRGKKTYYLLVVE is encoded by the coding sequence ATGACAAATTTTGTTGAAGAATTACGCTGGCGTGGGTTATTGCATGATATTATGCCAGATACAGAAGAATATTTATTAAAAAATAAAACTGCCGGTTATATTGGTTTCGATCCAACTGCAGACTCTCTACATATTGGTAGTTTGGTACAAATTTTCATTTTGAAACACTTTCAAAATGCAGGTCATAACCCAATTGCATTAATTGGTGGCGCAACAGGTATGGTAGGAGACCCTTCTGGAAAATCTGCAGAACGTAATTTGTTAGACGAAGCTACTTTAGCAAAAAATGTTGCGGGTGTTAAAGAAAATTTAGAACGTTTTTTAAATTTTGATGCTACCGCAGAAAACAAAGCAGAATTGGTAAATAACTACGATTGGATGAAAGATATTTCATTAATCGATTTTGTAAGAGATACAGGAAAACACATTACTGTAAACTACATGATGGCTAAAGATTCTGTAAAGAAACGTTTGAGTTCTGAATCTTCTGTTGGTATGAGTTTTACAGAATTTACGTACCAATTATTTCAAGGATACGATTTTTATCATTTATACCAAGAGAAAAATTGTAGACTACAAATGGGTGGTTCAGACCAGTGGGGAAACATTACTACAGGTACAGAATTAATCCGTAGAAAAGCACAAGGAAAAGCGTATGCAATTACAGTGCCTTTAGTTACAAAAGCAGACGGAACAAAATTTGGTAAAACAGAAGGCGGAAATGTTTGGTTAAACACAGACAGAACTTCTCCTTATAAATACTACCAATATTGGTTAAATTCTTCTGATGAAGATGCAGAAAACTTTATTAAAAAGTTTACATTTTTAGATAAAGAAACTATAGAAAACTTAATTGCAGAGCATAAAGAAAATCCGCATTTACGTTTATTACAAAAAACACTTGGTGAAGAAGTTACTACTTTAACACACGGAAAAGAAGCGTTTGAGAATGCTTTAAAAGCTTCTAATATTTTATTTGGTAAATCTACTGCTTCTGACTTAAAGTCTTTAGATGAACAAACATTTTTAGATGTTTTTGATGGCGTACCACAAGCTACCGTATCTGCTACCGATATTGAAGAAGGTTTAGATATGATTGGTGCTTTGGCTGCCAAAACAAACTTTTTAGGATCTAACGGAGACGCTAGAAGAGCATTAAAAGAAAATGCAATTTCTGTAAACAAAGAAAAAATAAAAGAAGATTATTCTATTACTAAAGAAGATTTAATCGCAAATAAATATGTGTTATTACAACGTGGTAAAAAAACATATTATTTATTAGTAGTTGAGTAA
- a CDS encoding YHS domain-containing (seleno)protein yields the protein MKQFILLFFLVTSTIISAQDIDYNTKKGFVAEGYDVVSYFNNKAEKGEKNFTTTYDDVQFKFSSKENLAIFNKSPKKYVPAYGGYCAYAIGAKGEKVSIDPETFEIRDGKLYLFYNSWGTNTLELWEKEGAELLRDKADKNWKKIINNED from the coding sequence ATGAAACAGTTTATATTACTATTTTTTTTAGTAACTTCTACAATTATATCCGCTCAAGATATAGATTACAATACAAAAAAAGGTTTTGTAGCAGAAGGGTACGATGTAGTTTCTTATTTTAATAATAAAGCAGAAAAAGGAGAAAAGAATTTTACAACAACATACGACGACGTACAATTTAAGTTTTCATCAAAAGAAAATTTAGCAATTTTTAATAAATCACCTAAAAAATACGTTCCTGCTTATGGAGGATATTGTGCGTATGCAATTGGTGCAAAAGGAGAAAAAGTTTCTATAGATCCGGAGACTTTTGAGATTAGAGACGGAAAATTATATTTATTCTACAATTCTTGGGGAACAAATACGTTAGAGTTATGGGAGAAAGAAGGAGCAGAGTTGCTTAGAGATAAGGCAGATAAAAACTGGAAAAAAATAATAAATAATGAAGATTGA
- a CDS encoding alpha/beta fold hydrolase, with product MILDYKNANVFYTDQGKGTAVVLIHGFLENSTMWDKITPELTKRNRVITIDLLGHGKSDCLGYVHSMELFAKTVEAVLKHLKIRKFILVGHSLGGYVSLIISKMNPSKIKGLCLLNSTSNEDSEERKKIRIRANKMVQNNFESMVKMSISNLFNQENLLQFKEEIEAIKTAALQTSLQGYVAANEGMKLRLNTNAVLTDNHFKKMIIVGEKDLVLDLETSKEEAEKTNSELVIFPDGHMSHIENTQELIFVLKDFLKNC from the coding sequence ATGATTTTAGATTATAAAAACGCCAATGTTTTTTATACCGATCAAGGAAAAGGAACTGCTGTAGTTTTGATTCATGGTTTTTTAGAGAATTCCACGATGTGGGATAAAATTACTCCAGAATTAACCAAAAGAAACAGAGTAATTACGATTGATTTACTAGGTCACGGAAAATCTGACTGTTTGGGTTATGTACATTCTATGGAGTTATTTGCTAAAACTGTGGAAGCAGTTTTGAAGCACTTAAAAATTAGAAAATTTATTTTGGTTGGCCATTCTTTAGGAGGCTATGTTTCTTTAATTATTTCCAAAATGAATCCCTCTAAAATAAAGGGATTATGCTTATTAAATTCAACTTCTAATGAAGATTCTGAAGAACGAAAAAAAATAAGAATTAGAGCAAATAAAATGGTTCAAAATAATTTTGAAAGTATGGTTAAAATGTCCATTTCAAATTTATTTAATCAAGAAAATTTATTGCAATTTAAAGAAGAAATAGAAGCCATAAAAACAGCAGCTTTACAAACTTCTTTACAAGGGTATGTTGCAGCAAATGAAGGTATGAAATTGCGCCTAAACACTAATGCTGTTTTAACAGATAATCATTTTAAAAAAATGATTATTGTTGGTGAAAAGGATCTTGTTTTAGATTTAGAAACTTCTAAAGAGGAAGCTGAAAAAACCAATTCTGAGTTGGTTATTTTTCCTGACGGACATATGAGTCATATTGAAAACACACAAGAATTAATTTTTGTTTTAAAAGATTTCCTAAAGAACTGTTAA
- a CDS encoding serine hydrolase: MYSFKHATISILVLLITSFLTINSNAQIAEKKLDNLVEETLKTFDVPGISVGILKDGKIVYAKGHGVRSLTNKKDMNENTLVGIASNSKGFTCFALAMMVDAGKLNWDDKVRKHIPEFQLYDAWVTEQFTVRDLVTHRSGMGLGAGDLMFFPEGNDFHVADVINNVKYLKPETSFRSKFAYNNNMFIIAGEVLKRVSGLSWEEFIETKIMKPVGMSNSKASYNRVTNSTNIIDAHTRAEGKVIQIPHDWSETANPAGGIMSNVNDMLTWANFLMNDAVTKNGTRLLSETQFHELWQLQTPLPVRKGDAYNSNFKGYGLGWFLTDVKGGYKQVYHTGGLLGTVTQFTMIPDLDLAIIVLTNQMNGSAFNTVTNTIKDAYLGYEDRNWIGKLGTNNTKFLKYNDSLKTVIYNKVEVAKKDMSLPKPGQIVGTYKDNWFGNIIITNDGTSYRIKCERSSKLVGQLFPYNQTTYVAKWDNRSFDADVFVQFSFNEEGNATGATMKYIAPITDFSFDFGDLNLKKVN, translated from the coding sequence ATGTACAGCTTTAAACATGCAACTATTTCCATTTTAGTACTATTAATCACCTCTTTTTTAACCATTAATAGTAACGCACAAATAGCAGAAAAAAAACTCGATAATTTAGTAGAAGAAACTTTAAAAACCTTTGATGTACCTGGTATTTCTGTCGGAATTTTAAAAGATGGAAAAATAGTGTACGCAAAAGGTCACGGAGTTCGTTCTTTAACCAACAAAAAAGACATGAACGAAAATACCTTAGTTGGTATTGCTTCTAACAGTAAAGGGTTTACTTGTTTTGCTTTGGCGATGATGGTAGATGCAGGAAAATTAAATTGGGACGATAAGGTAAGAAAACACATTCCGGAATTTCAATTATACGACGCTTGGGTAACGGAACAATTTACCGTGAGAGATTTGGTAACACACAGAAGCGGAATGGGTTTAGGCGCTGGAGATTTAATGTTTTTTCCGGAAGGAAATGATTTTCATGTTGCCGATGTAATTAACAATGTAAAATATTTAAAACCAGAAACCTCTTTTAGAAGCAAATTTGCATACAACAACAATATGTTTATTATTGCGGGAGAAGTTTTAAAACGTGTAAGTGGTCTTTCTTGGGAAGAATTTATTGAAACTAAAATTATGAAGCCTGTTGGCATGAGCAACAGTAAAGCGTCTTATAATAGAGTTACAAACAGTACTAATATTATTGATGCACATACAAGAGCAGAAGGAAAAGTGATTCAGATTCCGCATGATTGGAGCGAAACTGCAAATCCTGCAGGCGGAATTATGAGTAACGTAAACGACATGCTTACGTGGGCAAATTTTTTAATGAATGACGCAGTTACAAAAAACGGAACACGTTTATTAAGCGAAACACAATTTCATGAGCTTTGGCAATTACAAACTCCTTTACCTGTTAGAAAAGGCGATGCTTACAACTCTAATTTTAAAGGTTATGGTTTAGGTTGGTTTTTAACGGATGTAAAAGGCGGTTACAAACAAGTATACCACACAGGTGGTTTATTAGGTACCGTAACTCAGTTTACAATGATTCCAGATTTAGACTTGGCAATTATTGTATTAACCAATCAAATGAATGGAAGCGCTTTTAATACCGTTACAAATACAATTAAAGATGCTTATTTAGGGTATGAAGATAGAAATTGGATTGGAAAATTAGGAACAAACAACACCAAGTTTTTAAAATATAATGATAGTTTAAAAACTGTTATTTATAATAAAGTAGAAGTTGCTAAAAAAGACATGAGTTTACCTAAACCAGGTCAGATTGTAGGGACCTATAAAGACAATTGGTTTGGAAACATTATTATTACGAATGACGGAACTTCTTACCGTATAAAATGTGAACGTTCTTCTAAATTAGTTGGACAATTATTTCCATACAACCAAACAACTTACGTTGCAAAGTGGGATAACAGAAGTTTTGATGCAGATGTTTTTGTACAGTTTTCTTTTAATGAAGAAGGAAATGCAACTGGTGCAACTATGAAGTATATTGCACCAATAACAGATTTCAGTTTCGATTTTGGCGACTTAAATCTTAAAAAAGTAAACTAA
- the brnQ gene encoding branched-chain amino acid transport system II carrier protein, which yields MNKTKEIWIAGFALFSLFFGAGNLILPPTLGVKSGTDWWIVVLGFILTAIIIPIFAIFAHARLQGTLYDFGKKVSPVFSTVFCFLIYIIAVAIPSPRTAAVTHEMAIQPFFNSPPILTSIVYFVLVFIFAVNRSRIISLIGKFLTPIIVVILLVIISIAIFTANGTVNTSNFKNPFVDGILEGYQTFDAIAGVVVGAVIIISLDYSNHTTFNEKRALIRKAGYISGFGLLLIYGGLILSGSLFSATFAENATRIEILSGLSTQTLGNLGTTFLSVLVALACFTTAVGIVTGTADYIKGICNNSKTAYISTAAVCSVIGIIVGSYNVGFIIDVAVPALMFVYPITIVLILLNVVPEKYTSKLVFRGVVMVTFIFSITDFLGFIIPRENLTGIKNFIPLAEHSLGWVLPALLFFVGLNLKPNKAHE from the coding sequence TTGAATAAGACAAAAGAAATTTGGATTGCAGGTTTTGCATTATTTTCACTCTTTTTTGGAGCAGGAAATTTAATTTTACCTCCTACTTTAGGTGTTAAATCGGGTACAGATTGGTGGATTGTAGTTTTAGGATTTATCTTAACAGCCATCATTATTCCTATTTTTGCAATTTTTGCACACGCTCGGTTACAAGGAACTTTGTACGATTTTGGTAAAAAAGTTTCTCCGGTATTTAGCACGGTCTTTTGTTTTCTTATTTACATAATTGCCGTTGCAATTCCATCGCCAAGAACTGCAGCAGTAACACATGAAATGGCAATTCAACCTTTTTTTAACTCGCCTCCTATTTTAACAAGTATTGTTTACTTTGTTTTGGTATTTATTTTTGCGGTAAACCGTTCTAGAATCATCAGTTTAATCGGTAAATTTTTAACACCTATTATTGTTGTTATTTTATTGGTAATTATTTCGATTGCTATTTTTACAGCAAACGGAACCGTAAATACATCAAACTTTAAAAATCCTTTTGTAGATGGTATTTTAGAAGGTTACCAAACCTTTGACGCTATTGCAGGCGTTGTTGTTGGTGCCGTAATTATTATCTCATTAGATTATAGCAACCACACTACTTTTAACGAAAAAAGAGCGTTGATAAGAAAAGCGGGTTATATATCTGGATTTGGTTTATTACTCATTTACGGAGGCTTAATTTTAAGCGGCTCTTTATTCAGTGCTACCTTTGCAGAAAATGCTACAAGAATTGAAATTTTATCTGGTTTAAGCACACAAACCTTAGGTAATTTAGGAACCACTTTTTTAAGTGTCTTAGTTGCTTTAGCATGTTTTACAACTGCGGTTGGTATTGTAACCGGAACCGCAGATTATATAAAAGGTATTTGTAACAATTCTAAAACGGCATACATAAGTACTGCGGCTGTTTGTAGTGTAATAGGTATTATTGTTGGGAGTTATAATGTTGGTTTTATTATTGATGTTGCTGTACCTGCTTTAATGTTTGTATACCCAATAACAATCGTCTTGATACTACTGAATGTTGTACCAGAAAAGTATACTTCTAAATTGGTTTTTAGAGGTGTTGTTATGGTAACTTTTATCTTTAGTATTACAGACTTTTTAGGGTTTATTATTCCTAGAGAAAACTTAACGGGTATTAAAAATTTTATTCCACTTGCAGAACACAGTTTGGGTTGGGTATTGCCTGCTTTGTTGTTTTTTGTTGGGTTGAATTTGAAGCCAAATAAAGCTCATGAATAA
- a CDS encoding flippase, translated as MLFSKQDFLNTKWFIAEKLIQLLVGIFIIPKIFNSLGVLNIGKLKFAETFIAFFAPVLFLGLSAICIREIIFNPKKTKEILVTAFYLRLFSWILFFLGLLIYNYFYNSNKLFWLYFLIGFSYFIRITDVFEYYFYAIKKTNYIFISKISSLFCIVLLQYYGVEHQLGILYFASLLIVDFLLQGIIYGFIFITKTAIKLKNKYFSISMVKYLLKNSYPLILSNLLVSLYISIDDFILKYYFGDAAIGLFATIDFLVIALTWSIGFSIINALYPSLAESYKTDINIYQKKISALYKYMLLLGVLIGLFYTFFGTSILSTFFNESYVSIATPLKIFSWSPIFIFLGMVFEKHLINSNQLKKNVYRFIVGCFMNLILGLLLIPTYKIMGAAISMLFSHFITNLGFIIFDGKNRNHLKFIFLK; from the coding sequence GTGCTTTTTAGTAAACAAGATTTTCTTAATACCAAGTGGTTTATTGCCGAAAAATTGATTCAGTTACTTGTTGGTATCTTTATTATTCCTAAAATATTTAATTCACTTGGTGTTTTAAATATTGGAAAACTTAAGTTTGCTGAAACATTTATTGCCTTTTTTGCTCCTGTATTATTTTTAGGCTTATCTGCAATTTGTATTCGAGAGATTATTTTTAATCCGAAAAAAACAAAAGAAATTTTAGTAACTGCGTTCTACTTGCGCCTTTTTAGCTGGATTTTGTTTTTTCTAGGACTTTTAATTTACAATTACTTTTATAATAGTAACAAACTATTTTGGCTCTACTTTTTAATTGGTTTTAGTTATTTTATAAGGATTACAGACGTTTTCGAATATTATTTTTATGCTATTAAAAAAACGAATTATATTTTTATAAGTAAAATTTCAAGCTTATTTTGTATTGTTTTATTGCAATATTATGGGGTTGAACATCAACTTGGAATTCTATACTTTGCATCACTTTTAATTGTTGATTTCTTATTGCAAGGAATTATTTACGGCTTTATTTTTATTACTAAAACGGCTATTAAACTTAAAAATAAATATTTTTCTATATCGATGGTAAAATATTTATTAAAAAACTCTTATCCTTTAATACTTTCAAACTTATTAGTATCTCTTTACATTTCTATTGATGATTTTATTTTAAAATACTATTTTGGAGATGCTGCAATAGGTCTTTTTGCTACCATTGATTTTTTAGTTATAGCTCTTACTTGGAGTATTGGTTTTTCAATAATTAACGCATTATATCCTTCTTTGGCAGAATCTTATAAAACGGATATCAATATATATCAGAAAAAAATAAGCGCTTTGTATAAGTACATGTTATTATTAGGAGTTCTAATAGGATTATTTTACACATTTTTTGGAACCTCTATTTTAAGTACTTTTTTTAATGAAAGTTATGTTTCTATCGCTACGCCGCTAAAAATATTTAGTTGGTCTCCAATATTCATTTTCTTGGGAATGGTTTTTGAAAAACACCTCATTAATAGTAATCAACTTAAAAAAAATGTATATCGATTTATTGTAGGTTGTTTTATGAATTTAATTTTAGGCCTTCTTTTAATTCCTACTTACAAAATAATGGGAGCCGCAATTTCTATGCTTTTTAGCCATTTTATTACCAATTTAGGGTTTATAATTTTTGATGGTAAAAACAGAAATCATTTAAAATTCATTTTTTTAAAATAA
- a CDS encoding helix-turn-helix transcriptional regulator, translated as MSPEFLRRYYILKIITNPKAFGVDNDLYVTHKELQQKLQDKQSEFIENEFLSKLNSNSPKTVHRDFQFIKNEFGVHISLKRGYGYFVKSGNVSEEITDIFNRCEHLLISKKASENHSCVATEKSSLNSKLDLLGLINAIENKYVIHISYKGWYDDNCFEEINKKAFQPLHLKEKDKAWYLLAYCPIDAKITSFCLDERLQEIRIFKRKMLEAIPFDHNAYFKDAIGILNDQTKAEKIILQVANHHLKYLISKPIHASQRLIVEPVKWNSEVLDYADPDIWGTIEVELKPNYEFIMEMLKFNQWVKIISPKSVVDNFKEHLQYIVNYYR; from the coding sequence ATGTCTCCAGAATTTCTAAGGCGCTACTATATCCTAAAAATTATTACAAATCCAAAAGCTTTTGGTGTGGATAATGATTTATATGTAACGCATAAAGAACTTCAACAAAAACTACAGGATAAACAATCAGAATTTATTGAAAATGAATTTTTAAGTAAATTAAATTCTAATAGTCCAAAAACGGTTCATAGAGATTTCCAATTTATTAAAAATGAGTTTGGTGTTCATATTTCATTAAAAAGAGGCTATGGATATTTTGTTAAAAGCGGTAATGTATCCGAAGAAATTACAGATATTTTTAATAGATGCGAGCACTTATTAATAAGTAAAAAAGCATCAGAAAATCATTCTTGTGTAGCTACAGAAAAATCTTCATTAAATAGTAAGTTAGATTTGTTAGGGCTAATTAATGCCATAGAAAACAAGTATGTAATTCATATAAGTTACAAAGGTTGGTATGATGATAATTGTTTTGAAGAAATTAATAAAAAAGCCTTCCAACCTTTACATTTAAAAGAAAAAGATAAAGCTTGGTATTTGCTTGCGTATTGCCCTATAGATGCTAAAATTACGTCATTTTGTTTAGATGAACGTTTACAGGAAATTAGAATCTTTAAAAGAAAAATGTTAGAAGCAATTCCTTTTGATCATAATGCTTATTTTAAGGATGCAATTGGTATTTTAAATGATCAAACAAAAGCGGAGAAAATTATACTACAAGTTGCCAATCACCATTTAAAATATCTGATAAGTAAACCAATACATGCTAGTCAACGTCTAATTGTTGAGCCTGTAAAATGGAATTCAGAGGTATTAGATTACGCTGATCCTGATATTTGGGGAACGATTGAAGTTGAACTCAAACCAAATTACGAGTTTATAATGGAGATGCTAAAGTTTAACCAATGGGTTAAAATTATTTCACCAAAATCTGTGGTAGATAATTTTAAAGAACACCTTCAATATATTGTAAATTATTATAGGTAA
- a CDS encoding Crp/Fnr family transcriptional regulator has translation MINNIELTNFINKNITIDDEDLKIVLSYFKTIKKRKNDILLSNGKNSQASYFVKKGCLRLFYINEEGKDVTRYIAFENQFATELVSFITKDPAQESIQVVENSELLYITHDDFRHLMTIVPKWKDFYNIYLEKAYVNNSKRLISFTTLDATERYRQLFKINPNIVKRLPNKIVASYINISQETLSRIKSKI, from the coding sequence ATGATAAATAATATAGAACTCACTAATTTCATAAACAAGAATATTACTATTGATGATGAGGATTTAAAAATAGTATTGTCTTATTTTAAAACAATTAAAAAAAGGAAAAATGACATTTTACTTTCAAATGGTAAAAATAGTCAGGCTAGTTATTTTGTAAAAAAAGGGTGTTTAAGATTATTTTACATCAATGAAGAGGGGAAAGACGTAACGCGTTATATTGCATTTGAAAATCAGTTTGCGACAGAACTGGTTAGTTTTATAACCAAGGATCCTGCGCAAGAAAGCATTCAAGTTGTTGAAAATAGTGAACTTTTATACATCACGCACGATGATTTTAGACATCTTATGACCATTGTTCCTAAATGGAAAGATTTTTATAACATTTATTTAGAAAAGGCATATGTAAATAATTCTAAAAGATTAATATCATTTACAACGCTAGATGCTACAGAACGATATAGACAATTATTTAAAATAAATCCGAATATAGTTAAACGCTTGCCAAACAAAATTGTAGCTTCTTATATTAATATTTCACAAGAAACGTTGAGTAGGATAAAATCTAAAATTTGA
- the ribB gene encoding 3,4-dihydroxy-2-butanone-4-phosphate synthase, with product MVLTELDTLQRFGKDSEERLEKALLHLKNGNGIILMDDEDRENEGDLVFSAHHMSINDMALMIRKCSGIVCLCLPNEKADALKLPYMVKENTSSYQTPFTISIEAKEGVTTGVSAKDRLTTIQVASNEKANSNDLAKPGHIFPLRAKDNGVLERKGHTEGSVDLMKLAGLKPEAVLCELMNDDGTMAKIDTISEFVIEHNLMVLTIQDIIHYRKFVRDYN from the coding sequence ATGGTACTTACAGAATTAGATACATTACAAAGGTTTGGTAAAGACAGTGAAGAACGGTTAGAAAAAGCATTATTACACCTTAAAAATGGAAATGGAATTATCTTAATGGATGATGAAGATAGAGAGAATGAAGGTGATTTAGTATTCTCTGCACACCATATGAGCATTAATGATATGGCATTGATGATTCGGAAATGTAGTGGTATTGTTTGTCTTTGTTTGCCTAATGAAAAAGCAGACGCGCTTAAATTACCTTATATGGTAAAAGAAAACACGAGTAGCTATCAAACACCTTTTACAATTTCTATAGAAGCAAAAGAAGGCGTTACTACAGGGGTTTCTGCTAAAGATAGATTGACAACAATACAAGTTGCGAGTAACGAAAAAGCGAATAGTAATGATTTAGCAAAACCGGGCCATATCTTTCCTTTAAGAGCGAAAGATAATGGGGTTTTGGAAAGAAAAGGTCATACAGAAGGAAGCGTAGATTTAATGAAATTAGCAGGTTTAAAACCAGAAGCCGTATTGTGCGAATTAATGAACGATGACGGAACCATGGCAAAAATTGACACAATTTCAGAATTTGTAATAGAACACAATTTGATGGTGTTAACAATACAAGATATTATTCATTATCGTAAATTTGTAAGAGACTACAACTAG